The proteins below come from a single Methanothrix thermoacetophila PT genomic window:
- a CDS encoding zinc ribbon domain-containing protein, translating into MRKELSDRFHECPYCGFSCDRDYNASMNILIAGMEQPIVPIESKPLHHISVMQVLAMKWEALPFRVG; encoded by the coding sequence GTGAGGAAAGAGTTATCGGACAGATTTCATGAGTGCCCTTATTGTGGGTTCTCATGCGATAGAGACTACAATGCTTCCATGAACATACTCATTGCAGGGATGGAACAGCCCATAGTGCCCATAGAGTCAAAACCTTTACATCATATATCTGTGATGCAAGTTTTGGCGATGAAGTGGGAAGCCCTACCCTTCAGGGTAGGGTAG
- a CDS encoding GMP synthase subunit A, with the protein MKILVVNNYGQFNHLIYRSIKDRVEARMISNETPVEDIVADGLILGGGPSMDRSGRCSEYLRTLDIPVLGICLGLQIMAVTFGGKVEPGKVGGYASVEIEVLEEDGILRGVPHRFMAWASHADQVTICPPEFRVIARSSICDIEAICHESRPLYGVQWHPEVAHTEYGEEVFDNFLEICRR; encoded by the coding sequence ATGAAGATACTCGTGGTCAACAACTACGGCCAGTTCAATCATCTGATATACAGGAGCATAAAAGACAGGGTTGAGGCCAGGATGATCTCAAACGAGACGCCTGTTGAGGATATCGTCGCGGATGGTCTGATTCTCGGCGGTGGGCCGTCGATGGATAGGTCGGGAAGGTGCTCAGAATATCTGAGAACGCTGGATATTCCCGTTCTGGGCATATGTCTTGGACTGCAGATAATGGCCGTGACTTTCGGGGGTAAAGTCGAGCCCGGCAAGGTCGGCGGGTATGCGAGCGTCGAGATCGAGGTCCTGGAAGAGGATGGTATTCTGAGAGGAGTGCCACACAGATTCATGGCATGGGCATCGCATGCGGATCAGGTGACCATCTGCCCTCCTGAGTTCAGAGTCATCGCGCGCTCGTCAATCTGCGATATAGAGGCCATATGTCACGAGAGCAGGCCGCTTTATGGCGTTCAGTGGCATCCGGAGGTTGCCCATACAGAGTACGGGGAGGAGGTCTTCGATAACTTCCTGGAGATCTGCAGGAGATGA
- a CDS encoding molybdopterin biosynthesis protein yields MHKEFHRLISLDKAIELALGDAPRPRVRIVNLESALGRVLAENVIAEIDVPHFDRAAMDGYAVRSEDCIIASESSPVRLRIVGSVSAGSIPDASAGPGEAVEVSTGSAMPEGADAVVMVEYADAADGYVMIRRPVHPYENVQRRGADLSLGERVLSAGTHLGPREIGMLAALGMSRVKIRSLRVGVASTGNEIQSPDEHLMPCKIYDVNTYTISSALSQIGAEPVVYGVFPDSYDALSESIATALIDCDMMILSGSTSAGRGDMLYRVVSDLGELVFHGINLKPGKPTLFGRVGGKHVIGLPGYPTSALTVFWQLVSPLVHRSLGLRSHHFSLKATLARPFRSESRRQMLPVIIHRGKAYPFDRGSGAVTTLGASDGIIDVPADREYLHAGEVFDVHPLSGDDLDLIISGESCPVLEAALDRMNLRFRYLVRGSMRALTDLQDGLADIACITATQELPEDLRVVASYRRELGLISRNPDLLLNSDGAAFAAWGRDSGVGCIMDSMLPGVRRSVEVRTHTGAALAVLQGKADLALGAREAAGMWGLHFRYLADDGISIVARMDDTRDIIKDIADALKERSQDAAVST; encoded by the coding sequence GTGCATAAGGAGTTCCACAGACTCATAAGCCTGGATAAGGCGATTGAGCTCGCGCTTGGGGATGCTCCCAGGCCCAGAGTGAGAATCGTCAATCTCGAGAGCGCGCTCGGCCGGGTCCTTGCCGAGAATGTTATCGCGGAGATCGATGTCCCACACTTCGATCGAGCTGCCATGGATGGGTATGCTGTGAGATCCGAGGACTGCATCATCGCATCTGAATCATCGCCCGTCAGGCTCAGGATCGTGGGATCGGTCTCAGCTGGCAGTATTCCCGATGCATCTGCAGGCCCCGGCGAGGCTGTCGAGGTCTCGACTGGATCTGCGATGCCTGAGGGTGCTGATGCCGTCGTGATGGTAGAGTATGCGGATGCAGCTGATGGTTATGTTATGATAAGACGGCCGGTGCATCCATATGAGAACGTCCAGAGAAGGGGCGCTGATCTCTCTTTGGGAGAGAGGGTGCTGAGCGCTGGCACACATCTCGGCCCGCGGGAGATAGGCATGCTAGCGGCACTCGGCATGAGCAGGGTGAAAATCAGATCACTGAGGGTGGGAGTGGCATCGACAGGAAATGAGATCCAATCGCCTGATGAGCATCTGATGCCGTGCAAGATCTACGATGTGAACACATACACGATCTCATCAGCGCTCTCACAGATTGGAGCAGAGCCTGTGGTTTACGGCGTATTTCCGGACAGCTACGATGCGCTCTCAGAGTCGATCGCCACCGCTCTGATCGATTGCGATATGATGATTCTGAGCGGATCGACATCTGCAGGCCGTGGCGATATGCTGTACAGGGTCGTGAGCGATCTGGGAGAGCTGGTATTTCACGGGATAAACCTGAAGCCTGGCAAGCCCACACTCTTTGGCAGGGTGGGAGGAAAGCATGTGATCGGTTTGCCGGGGTACCCGACGAGCGCGCTGACAGTTTTCTGGCAGCTCGTATCTCCACTGGTACATCGCTCGCTGGGCCTGAGATCGCACCACTTCTCCTTAAAAGCAACACTCGCCAGGCCGTTCAGATCAGAATCGAGGAGGCAGATGCTTCCTGTTATCATTCACAGAGGTAAGGCGTATCCTTTCGACAGAGGGAGCGGCGCAGTCACAACACTTGGAGCATCGGATGGCATCATAGACGTCCCCGCGGATAGGGAGTACCTGCATGCAGGGGAGGTTTTTGACGTGCATCCGCTTTCCGGCGATGATCTCGATCTCATCATTAGCGGTGAGAGCTGCCCTGTTCTGGAGGCTGCTCTGGATCGCATGAATCTCAGATTCAGGTACCTTGTAAGGGGATCCATGAGAGCGTTAACAGATCTCCAGGATGGTCTGGCGGATATCGCGTGCATCACCGCCACACAGGAGCTGCCGGAGGATCTCAGAGTCGTCGCATCCTACAGAAGGGAGCTCGGGCTCATCTCCAGGAATCCGGATCTTCTTTTGAATTCAGATGGTGCAGCATTCGCAGCGTGGGGGAGAGATTCTGGAGTCGGATGCATCATGGATTCGATGCTGCCTGGAGTCAGGAGATCTGTGGAGGTCAGGACGCACACAGGCGCGGCGCTGGCGGTGCTTCAGGGAAAGGCAGATCTCGCGCTCGGAGCAAGAGAGGCTGCCGGGATGTGGGGTCTCCATTTCAGATATCTTGCTGATGATGGGATCTCGATCGTTGCGAGAATGGATGATACGAGGGATATCATAAAAGACATCGCTGATGCGCTCAAAGAGCGATCACAGGACGCAGCAGTGAGCACATAA
- a CDS encoding zinc ribbon domain-containing protein: MLNDNNLVPMQYVESHVESQVEKGYNKGTHRNIHDASWSKFIFMLSYKSESAGRKLIKVDPRNTTQRCFACLHCEERVIGQIS, translated from the coding sequence ATGCTCAACGATAACAATTTAGTTCCGATGCAGTATGTAGAGTCTCATGTAGAGTCTCAGGTGGAGAAGGGTTACAACAAAGGCACACATCGAAACATCCATGATGCATCCTGGTCTAAGTTCATATTCATGCTTTCGTACAAGTCTGAAAGTGCTGGTCGAAAGCTGATCAAGGTAGATCCAAGGAACACTACACAAAGGTGTTTTGCTTGCTTGCATTGTGAGGAAAGAGTTATCGGACAGATTTCATGA
- a CDS encoding YkgJ family cysteine cluster protein: MIDLEGARDISVEALAERIKAIGFRCRRCGDCCRGPDAEVLVFPSEVRRIISYTNLTWLEVVEPPKTGVWDVDGDFHTLEWMLRRSENGCAYYDATSGSCRIYPVRPDICRTYPFYLDGDVLRVSECRGLGLEMDYDEALRIAEDLKRRLISEIMEEREARSRFSKFVVADRPEKPTGVCVVHDGEGAHRVPLGISEPDG; the protein is encoded by the coding sequence ATGATCGATCTGGAGGGGGCCAGAGATATATCGGTTGAGGCCCTGGCGGAGAGGATAAAGGCGATAGGCTTCAGGTGTCGGCGCTGTGGAGATTGCTGCAGGGGGCCGGATGCCGAGGTCCTGGTCTTCCCATCAGAGGTGAGAAGGATAATCTCTTACACGAACCTGACCTGGCTGGAGGTGGTCGAGCCACCGAAGACCGGTGTCTGGGATGTGGATGGGGACTTCCACACACTCGAGTGGATGCTGAGGCGCTCTGAGAATGGATGCGCGTACTATGATGCTACATCAGGATCTTGCAGGATATATCCCGTACGCCCGGATATCTGCAGGACTTATCCTTTCTATCTTGATGGCGATGTGCTCCGTGTATCAGAGTGCAGAGGTCTGGGGCTGGAAATGGATTACGATGAGGCGCTGCGCATCGCTGAGGATCTGAAGAGACGCCTCATCTCAGAGATAATGGAGGAGAGGGAGGCGAGATCGAGGTTCTCCAAATTTGTTGTCGCAGATCGACCGGAGAAACCGACAGGCGTGTGCGTAGTTCACGATGGAGAGGGGGCTCACCGTGTTCCGCTAGGCATAAGCGAACCTGATGGATGA
- the rnhA gene encoding ribonuclease HI yields the protein MLEQRMITVFFDGLCSPKNPGGVAAYGYLVYRNGELLHRGWGVVGEGSGMTNNVAEYEALLAAIRWIQKNAPGERVVFKGDSNLVIKQMSGEWRVRSHTSKRYVPIIKSMLEGIEHEFVWVPREENAEADALSKHAYEIYRRGQRSG from the coding sequence ATGCTGGAGCAGCGAATGATCACGGTATTCTTCGACGGCCTCTGCAGTCCAAAAAATCCAGGCGGAGTGGCAGCATACGGTTATCTCGTCTACCGCAACGGTGAGCTGCTTCACAGAGGATGGGGGGTTGTGGGCGAGGGCAGTGGCATGACGAACAACGTGGCAGAGTACGAGGCCCTGCTCGCTGCGATTCGCTGGATACAGAAGAACGCCCCTGGGGAGAGGGTGGTGTTCAAGGGCGATTCCAATCTCGTCATAAAGCAGATGAGCGGCGAGTGGAGGGTTAGATCGCACACATCAAAGCGATATGTTCCGATTATAAAGAGCATGCTTGAGGGAATCGAACACGAGTTCGTCTGGGTGCCAAGAGAGGAGAATGCTGAGGCAGATGCCCTCTCCAAACACGCGTACGAGATCTACAGGAGAGGACAAAGGAGTGGATGA
- the cofC gene encoding 2-phospho-L-lactate guanylyltransferase produces MLRPVHCVVPFKSSGCKTRLSSALSGEQRWQLAVAMLRDVLRTLRSIGMVTVLARPGMREDIIADLDATLRFSELELGDALNGFIDENTAAGWPADILIVMADLPLIREEDVLEMIRTPGGVVLAPGRGGGTNMILIRDSRFRTRYKGLSFAKHKREAEELGIEAGYCYSYRAGCDIDEPGDLIEILLHTNGESRALLERFGLRILESDGRGRLDQTQSNE; encoded by the coding sequence GTGCTCAGACCAGTGCACTGCGTGGTGCCATTCAAGTCGAGCGGGTGCAAGACACGGCTCTCCTCTGCGCTCTCCGGTGAGCAGAGATGGCAGCTGGCGGTGGCGATGCTGAGGGATGTGCTCAGGACACTGAGGTCGATCGGGATGGTGACCGTCCTGGCCCGCCCCGGGATGCGTGAAGATATCATTGCAGATCTCGATGCCACCCTGAGGTTCTCCGAGCTGGAGCTCGGTGATGCTTTGAACGGATTCATCGATGAGAATACAGCAGCAGGATGGCCTGCGGACATTCTCATTGTCATGGCAGATCTTCCCCTGATCAGGGAGGAGGATGTCCTCGAAATGATCCGTACTCCGGGCGGCGTCGTCCTGGCTCCTGGTCGTGGTGGCGGGACCAACATGATCCTGATAAGGGACAGTAGGTTCAGAACCAGATACAAAGGCCTAAGCTTTGCGAAGCATAAAAGAGAGGCTGAAGAGCTGGGGATCGAGGCGGGATACTGCTACTCATACAGGGCGGGATGTGACATAGACGAGCCCGGGGATCTGATCGAGATACTGCTGCACACCAACGGCGAGTCGAGGGCGCTGCTGGAGAGGTTCGGGTTACGCATATTGGAGAGCGACGGGAGGGGGAGGCTGGATCAGACTCAGTCTAATGAGTAG
- the aroC gene encoding chorismate synthase codes for MSGSTFGTLFRVTTWGESHGRAIGVVVDGCPAGIELSEMDVQRELDRRRPGQSTATTERHEADSVEILSGIFEGITTGTPISMLVWNRDARSSHYDSIRHTPRPGHADYTYHVKYGIRDHRGGGRASARETVGRVAAGAVARKLLSEFGVEIAGYVSELGGISASLPRWTSRGSIEREELLDIRERAESSPIRCPDAAASSRMLSLLDSVRSDGDSIGGVVEVIAIGVPPGLGEPVFDKLDADLAKALMSIGAVKAVEIGAGFESARLRGSEMNDPLFYENGRISFERNNAGGILGGISTGAPILCRMAVKPTPSIARSQRTVDMVSGESVDISVRGRHDPSIPPRIVPVAEAMVALVLADHILRQRSARLR; via the coding sequence ATGAGCGGGAGCACATTCGGAACTCTCTTCAGGGTGACGACCTGGGGCGAATCGCATGGCAGAGCGATCGGCGTGGTGGTTGATGGCTGTCCCGCAGGAATCGAGCTCAGCGAAATGGACGTGCAGAGAGAGCTCGACAGAAGGCGCCCAGGGCAGAGCACGGCCACAACGGAACGGCATGAGGCAGACAGTGTAGAGATCCTCAGTGGTATTTTTGAGGGGATCACAACAGGCACACCGATATCGATGCTGGTGTGGAACAGGGACGCGAGAAGCTCGCACTACGATTCCATACGCCACACCCCGCGGCCGGGGCATGCAGATTACACATATCATGTGAAGTACGGGATCAGGGACCACCGCGGCGGCGGAAGGGCATCTGCGAGAGAGACTGTGGGCAGGGTCGCGGCCGGGGCCGTGGCGAGGAAGCTCCTTTCAGAGTTCGGCGTGGAGATCGCAGGATACGTCAGCGAGCTCGGCGGAATCAGTGCGTCTCTGCCAAGATGGACCTCGAGAGGCAGCATAGAGCGTGAGGAGCTTCTGGATATCAGAGAGAGAGCGGAATCGAGTCCCATTAGATGTCCGGATGCAGCTGCGTCATCCAGAATGCTCTCGCTGCTGGATTCGGTGAGATCCGATGGCGATAGCATAGGCGGGGTGGTGGAGGTTATTGCCATAGGCGTACCTCCAGGACTTGGCGAGCCTGTTTTCGACAAGCTGGATGCCGATCTCGCAAAGGCCCTTATGAGCATAGGCGCGGTGAAGGCAGTCGAGATAGGTGCAGGATTCGAGAGCGCCCGGCTCAGAGGAAGCGAGATGAACGACCCTCTATTTTATGAGAACGGCAGGATATCATTCGAGAGGAACAACGCTGGCGGAATACTCGGCGGCATATCGACAGGCGCTCCGATTTTGTGCAGGATGGCAGTGAAGCCCACCCCCTCCATCGCCAGGTCCCAGAGAACTGTGGATATGGTGTCAGGAGAGTCGGTGGATATTTCTGTCAGGGGGCGGCACGATCCTTCAATCCCCCCGAGAATCGTGCCTGTAGCAGAGGCGATGGTTGCGCTGGTTCTTGCTGACCATATCCTCCGCCAGAGATCTGCTAGGCTGAGGTGA
- a CDS encoding coenzyme F420-0:L-glutamate ligase yields the protein MIESVSLHLVRGLPVINKGDSLADLIQSRFELLDGDLICIASTVVSKSEGRVRELSSYTPCERALAIAKNLGKDPRFVQAVLEESSEILLDRPFLLVVTRFGHVCVNAGIDQSNVPPGKILLLPENPSLSAEMIRRELNRDCPVIITDTCGRPFRFGVTGVAIGWSGLSPIRDWREATDIHGRKLEITLEAVADEIAGMANLLMGEAGDSTPAVVVRGLPRFDGGGSMFMPEEQDVIRAILSSK from the coding sequence ATGATCGAGTCTGTGAGCCTGCATCTCGTCAGGGGTCTTCCTGTTATCAATAAAGGCGACAGCCTGGCGGATCTGATCCAGTCGAGATTCGAGCTCCTCGATGGAGATCTGATCTGCATCGCCAGCACCGTCGTCTCAAAATCCGAGGGCAGGGTCAGGGAGCTGAGCTCTTACACTCCATGTGAGAGGGCTTTAGCGATAGCAAAGAATCTCGGAAAGGATCCCAGGTTCGTTCAGGCGGTTCTCGAGGAGTCCTCTGAGATCCTCCTGGACCGCCCGTTTCTCCTGGTCGTCACCAGGTTCGGCCACGTCTGCGTAAACGCGGGCATAGACCAGTCGAACGTGCCTCCAGGGAAAATACTGCTCCTTCCGGAGAACCCATCGCTGAGCGCTGAGATGATTCGGAGAGAGCTGAACAGGGATTGCCCGGTCATAATAACAGATACGTGCGGCAGACCGTTCAGGTTCGGCGTCACCGGCGTGGCGATCGGCTGGTCCGGACTCTCCCCCATCAGGGACTGGAGAGAGGCCACTGATATTCATGGGAGGAAGCTCGAGATAACCCTGGAGGCTGTCGCAGACGAGATCGCTGGGATGGCGAACCTCCTGATGGGAGAGGCAGGAGATTCAACACCCGCAGTCGTCGTCCGCGGCCTGCCGCGATTCGATGGCGGAGGCAGCATGTTCATGCCCGAGGAGCAGGATGTGATACGGGCCATTCTCTCAAGCAAATGA
- the eif1A gene encoding translation initiation factor eIF-1A has protein sequence MHQKNDDEAVVTRVRVPRKQNREVFGYVESLLGSNRIKVRCMDGQTRIARIPGKMKKRIWIREGDVVIVVPWEFQDDKADVIWRYTGPQVDWLERKGYLKSTL, from the coding sequence CTGCATCAAAAGAATGATGATGAAGCTGTTGTAACGAGGGTGAGGGTCCCTCGCAAGCAGAACAGAGAGGTATTCGGGTATGTGGAAAGCCTTCTGGGCTCCAACCGTATTAAGGTACGGTGCATGGACGGCCAGACCAGGATTGCCAGGATACCGGGAAAGATGAAGAAGCGGATATGGATCCGCGAGGGAGATGTCGTAATAGTGGTTCCCTGGGAGTTTCAGGACGACAAGGCAGATGTGATATGGAGATACACAGGCCCTCAGGTCGACTGGCTTGAGCGCAAGGGCTACCTCAAATCAACACTATGA
- a CDS encoding flavodoxin family protein yields the protein MAMVLGISGSPKSGRNTEYLLQRALRVASERGYRTESVLCSRLRVGFCTDCGECSKGKPCPIDDDMVKIYELLQNADGIVVASPVYFGSVTAQLKAIFDRTLPLRRQGFRLRDKAGCAIAVGGSRNGGQEKTIEAIHAWMHIHGMIVVGDNSHFGGIAVRPAENDDVGISTVEATASKLCDLLDLKKKGGCWSSE from the coding sequence ATGGCGATGGTGCTTGGGATATCGGGAAGCCCGAAGAGCGGAAGGAACACCGAGTACCTCCTCCAGAGGGCGCTGAGGGTGGCCTCGGAGAGGGGATACAGAACAGAGAGTGTGCTGTGTTCCCGGCTCAGAGTCGGGTTCTGCACGGATTGCGGTGAGTGTAGCAAGGGCAAGCCATGCCCGATCGATGATGACATGGTTAAGATCTACGAGCTGCTCCAGAATGCGGATGGGATCGTGGTCGCATCTCCTGTGTACTTCGGATCCGTCACAGCGCAGCTCAAGGCGATCTTCGATCGCACACTGCCCCTGCGCCGGCAGGGCTTCAGGCTCAGAGACAAGGCCGGATGCGCAATAGCCGTCGGCGGATCGAGGAACGGCGGCCAGGAGAAGACGATAGAGGCGATACATGCATGGATGCACATCCACGGGATGATAGTGGTGGGCGATAACAGCCACTTCGGCGGGATCGCGGTCAGGCCCGCTGAGAACGACGACGTCGGCATCTCAACGGTCGAGGCAACCGCGAGCAAGCTCTGCGATCTGCTGGATCTCAAAAAGAAGGGCGGATGCTGGAGCAGCGAATGA
- the gpmI gene encoding 2,3-bisphosphoglycerate-independent phosphoglycerate mutase has translation MRPVVLIIMDGYGLSEETEGNAVAGAHKPNLDRLKSQYPHTSLGASGLDVGLPRGQMGNSEVGHLNLGAGRIVYQDYTRISLAIEQDRLKDAKQLVDAMVKARDSGRNLHLMGLLSDGGVHSHITHLFALLDMAKELGAKKVYVHPILDGRDVPPRSALTYVTQLEEKLTRIGIGRIATISGRYYAMDRDKRWDRTEAAYRAMTEGLGIHAATAVEAVRLGYDRGETDEFLTPTVIDPNGLVREGDSIIFFNFRPDRARQITRAFVQPDFNEFERRYLRPFFVCMTQYDESIDAPVAFPPEYLKETLGEILSKAGLTQLRIAETEKYAHVTYFFNGGREEPFPGEDRILIPSPKIPTYDLKPEMSAPEVTSTVVERIKSGKYDVVIMNYANPDMVGHTGIYEAAVRAVEAVDRGVGMVVDEVLSRRGIALITADHGNAEKMVDRSTGEPHTAHTTNRVPFILVGCDRGIVLRDDGILADVAPTILALLGIEKPESMSGRSLIKKD, from the coding sequence ATGAGACCGGTGGTTCTTATAATAATGGATGGCTATGGGCTCTCAGAGGAGACAGAGGGAAATGCAGTAGCAGGTGCCCATAAGCCAAACCTGGACAGGTTGAAGTCCCAGTACCCCCACACATCTCTTGGAGCGTCAGGGCTTGATGTAGGGCTTCCCAGGGGACAAATGGGGAACTCTGAGGTGGGGCACCTGAACCTGGGCGCAGGAAGGATCGTCTATCAGGATTACACACGCATAAGCCTGGCCATCGAGCAGGACAGGTTGAAGGATGCAAAGCAGCTTGTCGATGCGATGGTGAAAGCAAGGGATTCTGGGAGAAATCTGCACCTGATGGGCCTGCTCTCAGATGGCGGCGTTCACAGCCACATCACGCACCTCTTCGCGCTTCTCGACATGGCAAAGGAGCTTGGGGCGAAGAAGGTTTACGTCCATCCCATACTCGATGGAAGGGACGTCCCACCGAGGAGCGCACTGACCTATGTCACACAGCTCGAGGAGAAGCTCACCCGGATCGGTATCGGCAGAATCGCCACCATATCAGGGCGCTACTATGCGATGGACAGGGATAAGCGCTGGGACAGAACCGAGGCTGCCTACAGGGCCATGACTGAGGGTTTGGGGATTCACGCAGCCACTGCAGTGGAGGCGGTTCGTCTCGGCTACGATCGGGGCGAGACCGATGAGTTTCTCACGCCGACAGTGATCGATCCGAACGGGCTCGTCCGGGAGGGGGACAGCATAATCTTCTTCAACTTCAGGCCAGATCGCGCACGCCAGATAACCAGAGCTTTTGTGCAGCCTGATTTCAACGAGTTTGAGCGCAGGTACCTCAGACCGTTTTTCGTCTGCATGACACAGTATGATGAAAGTATCGATGCTCCGGTCGCGTTTCCGCCAGAGTACCTGAAGGAGACGCTGGGCGAGATTCTGAGCAAGGCTGGTCTCACACAGCTCAGGATAGCAGAGACCGAGAAGTACGCGCATGTAACATACTTCTTCAACGGCGGGAGGGAGGAGCCGTTTCCTGGCGAGGACAGGATCCTGATACCATCTCCGAAGATACCGACATATGATCTCAAACCTGAGATGTCCGCTCCAGAGGTCACATCCACGGTAGTGGAGCGCATCAAATCGGGGAAATATGATGTTGTGATCATGAACTACGCCAACCCTGACATGGTCGGGCATACAGGTATATATGAGGCTGCAGTGCGTGCTGTTGAGGCGGTCGATCGTGGTGTGGGCATGGTTGTCGACGAGGTTCTTTCCAGAAGAGGGATAGCCCTCATAACCGCAGATCATGGGAATGCTGAGAAGATGGTGGACCGGAGCACAGGCGAGCCGCATACAGCGCATACGACCAACCGGGTGCCGTTCATCCTGGTCGGCTGCGATCGTGGCATTGTGCTCAGAGACGATGGGATCCTCGCTGATGTCGCACCAACGATACTTGCGCTGCTCGGCATAGAAAAACCCGAATCGATGAGCGGCAGATCGCTCATAAAAAAGGATTGA
- a CDS encoding 2-oxoacid:acceptor oxidoreductase family protein, with product MRKDLGGHPGLYSEYPRKGGSAPGATHYCPGCGHGILHKLIGEAMADLGIQDRCVLLSPVGCAVFAYYYLDCGHVQAAHGRAPAIGTGISRAEDDAIVISYQGDGDLASIGLNETIQAANRGEKMAVFFINNTVYGMTGGQMAPTTLVGEVTSTTPTGRDPREAGYPLHVCEILDTLKAPVYIERVSLSDIEHIRKARRAVRKALEIQRDKKGYAFVEFLSPCPTILRMDAKGVERFINEEMEKEFPLKRFRDRSGEVEPIVRMKSDFSKESLDRIFGVAGEESIEPVHDPEFGTMSIRISGFGGQGVLSMGLALAQAAYLSRRFVSWYPDYGPEQRGGTSNCTVVISGEPISSPVVDEIDILVAFNRPSLEKFSSSVRELILYDMLAGEFQGSVRSIPVAATEIATQKGAQQAANTAMLGALMATGRLGLPEDSYVGAIKDAFSKKPKLVPLNLEIFRAGADWVRKMDR from the coding sequence ATGAGAAAAGATCTCGGTGGGCATCCGGGCCTTTACAGCGAGTACCCGAGAAAGGGAGGAAGCGCACCTGGAGCGACGCACTACTGCCCCGGATGCGGTCATGGCATTTTGCACAAGCTCATAGGCGAGGCGATGGCGGATCTTGGGATACAGGACAGATGCGTCCTTCTGAGCCCTGTCGGATGTGCTGTCTTCGCCTACTACTACCTCGACTGCGGCCATGTCCAGGCAGCACATGGGAGAGCTCCTGCGATCGGCACTGGAATATCCAGAGCTGAGGACGATGCGATAGTGATCTCATACCAGGGAGATGGTGATCTCGCATCCATAGGTCTCAACGAGACGATACAGGCCGCGAACCGCGGGGAGAAGATGGCCGTATTCTTCATCAACAACACAGTCTACGGGATGACAGGCGGCCAGATGGCCCCGACCACCTTGGTTGGAGAGGTCACATCAACAACGCCAACCGGAAGAGACCCCAGAGAGGCAGGCTATCCGCTGCATGTCTGCGAGATCCTGGACACGCTCAAGGCGCCTGTATACATAGAGCGCGTATCTCTCTCTGACATAGAGCACATCAGAAAGGCCAGAAGGGCGGTGAGGAAGGCGCTGGAGATACAGCGGGATAAGAAGGGATACGCTTTTGTGGAGTTCCTCTCGCCCTGCCCGACGATACTGAGAATGGACGCGAAGGGCGTGGAGCGCTTCATAAACGAGGAGATGGAGAAGGAGTTTCCGCTGAAGCGTTTCAGGGACAGATCTGGAGAGGTCGAGCCAATAGTGCGGATGAAGAGCGATTTTTCAAAGGAATCACTGGATCGCATATTTGGCGTGGCGGGAGAGGAGTCGATAGAGCCGGTGCATGACCCAGAGTTTGGCACGATGAGCATCAGGATCTCCGGCTTTGGCGGACAGGGTGTTCTCAGCATGGGCCTCGCGCTCGCCCAGGCCGCGTACTTGTCACGCAGGTTCGTCTCATGGTACCCGGACTATGGGCCGGAGCAGAGGGGCGGCACATCAAACTGCACTGTGGTGATATCAGGAGAGCCGATATCATCGCCTGTCGTGGATGAGATCGATATCCTAGTGGCATTCAACCGGCCGTCGCTGGAGAAGTTCTCGTCCAGTGTCAGAGAGCTCATACTCTATGATATGCTCGCGGGCGAGTTTCAGGGAAGCGTGCGATCGATACCGGTAGCTGCAACGGAGATCGCCACGCAGAAGGGAGCGCAACAGGCTGCGAACACCGCGATGCTCGGCGCTCTCATGGCCACAGGTCGCCTCGGGCTTCCCGAGGATTCGTACGTGGGCGCGATAAAGGATGCGTTCTCGAAGAAGCCGAAGCTTGTGCCGCTGAACCTGGAGATATTCAGGGCAGGGGCAGACTGGGTACGGAAGATGGATCGATGA